One region of Timaviella obliquedivisa GSE-PSE-MK23-08B genomic DNA includes:
- the cbiT gene encoding precorrin-6Y C5,15-methyltransferase subunit CbiT yields MPSPLWNSVSPGIPDHLFEELPGIPLSKREIRLLILSHLRLQPQSVLWDIGAGTGTISVEAGLLCPQGRIVAVERDEEVASLIRRNCDRFQVTNVEIIEGIAPECLEQLQGSPDCVCIEGGRSLKVILQAAWQRLQPGGRIVATAMNFENLYAISEGLATLQARNIEVVQSAVNRLETRGNHQVFAAVDPTFVLSGEKVI; encoded by the coding sequence ATGCCATCGCCCCTTTGGAACTCTGTTAGCCCTGGTATTCCCGATCATTTATTTGAGGAATTACCAGGAATCCCCCTGAGTAAACGAGAAATTCGGTTGCTGATTCTCTCCCATTTACGTCTTCAGCCTCAATCGGTGCTATGGGATATTGGAGCAGGCACCGGGACAATTAGTGTAGAGGCTGGGTTGCTCTGTCCCCAAGGACGCATTGTTGCTGTTGAACGAGATGAAGAAGTCGCGAGTTTGATTCGGCGGAACTGCGATCGCTTTCAAGTCACAAACGTAGAGATTATCGAAGGTATTGCCCCTGAATGCCTGGAGCAGTTGCAAGGATCTCCCGACTGCGTTTGTATTGAAGGAGGGCGATCGCTCAAAGTGATTTTGCAAGCCGCTTGGCAACGGCTGCAACCCGGTGGGCGCATTGTAGCAACCGCAATGAATTTTGAAAATCTGTACGCTATTTCCGAAGGGTTGGCGACATTGCAAGCTCGAAATATTGAAGTTGTACAGTCTGCCGTCAACCGTCTGGAAACTCGAGGGAATCACCAAGTTTTTGCTGCCGTTGATCCTACTTTTGTGCTCAGTGGAGAAAAAGTGATCTAA
- a CDS encoding dienelactone hydrolase family protein, whose protein sequence is MPLQSLSIPSQTKPAKGLLVVLHGWGANAQDVASFAPYMALPDYDMAFPSAPFPHPYSEDGRAWYNFPEAYSFQSSTDFGNQPQLKESRRQLVEWLRSLESTTGVALEQTVLAGFSQGGAMTLDVGLHLPLKALIVLSGYLHAPIAPRPLTAPPVLMVHGRQDTVVPLAAAVQAREQLQTMGVSVKYEVLDMGHEIQLSVLKLMKSFIAETLL, encoded by the coding sequence GTGCCTCTCCAATCTTTATCTATTCCTTCTCAAACAAAACCTGCTAAAGGCTTGCTAGTCGTTCTCCACGGCTGGGGCGCAAATGCTCAAGATGTTGCATCTTTTGCTCCTTATATGGCGCTTCCTGACTATGACATGGCATTTCCTAGCGCACCGTTTCCCCATCCCTATTCCGAGGATGGGCGAGCGTGGTACAACTTTCCCGAAGCTTACAGCTTTCAGAGCAGCACTGATTTTGGAAATCAGCCCCAGTTGAAGGAAAGTCGGCGGCAGTTGGTGGAATGGCTGCGATCGCTCGAATCCACCACGGGCGTTGCCCTGGAACAAACCGTCTTGGCAGGCTTTTCCCAAGGGGGCGCAATGACGTTAGACGTAGGCTTGCACCTGCCGCTAAAAGCCCTGATTGTTCTCAGTGGCTATCTCCATGCCCCGATCGCCCCTCGCCCTTTGACTGCCCCGCCCGTTTTAATGGTGCATGGTCGGCAGGATACCGTTGTGCCGTTGGCGGCGGCGGTACAAGCGCGAGAACAATTGCAGACAATGGGAGTATCTGTGAAATACGAAGTGCTGGATATGGGGCACGAAATTCAACTTTCTGTGCTGAAGTTGATGAAAAGTTTTATCGCAGAAACGCTGTTATAG
- the hemH gene encoding ferrochelatase, with translation MGRVGVLLLNLGGPEQLEDVRPFLFNLFSDPEIIRLPFTWLQKPLAWLISSSRAKKSQENYKLIGGGSPLLRITQEQGQALQASLQQKGQDAQIYVGMRYWHPFTEEAIARIKRDKVTRLVILPLYPQFSISTSGSSFRLLAKIWQEDSALQQQVDYTVIPSWYKRPGYLRAMADLISQQLDQFSEPDQVHIFFSAHGVPLSYVEEAGDPYQKEIEDCTDLIMQALDRPNPHTLAYQSRVGPVEWLKPYTEESIEALAEQGVNNLLVVPVSFVSEHIETLQEIDMEYREVAEQAGIHNFKRVPALNTHPIFINDLADMVVSAINTPSLKLDEVPQMMKQVKMYPQERSSGWGMTTVAEVWNGRLAMLGFIALIVELVSGHGPLHSIGLL, from the coding sequence ATGGGGCGAGTCGGAGTCTTACTACTTAATCTGGGCGGACCGGAGCAGCTAGAGGATGTCCGTCCTTTCCTGTTCAACTTGTTTTCTGACCCAGAAATCATTCGGTTGCCCTTCACCTGGCTGCAAAAGCCCTTAGCTTGGCTAATTTCGAGCAGTCGGGCAAAAAAGTCGCAAGAGAACTACAAGCTGATTGGCGGCGGTTCGCCCTTACTGCGGATCACTCAAGAGCAAGGGCAAGCGCTCCAGGCTTCGTTACAGCAGAAGGGACAAGATGCCCAGATTTATGTGGGGATGCGCTACTGGCACCCATTTACTGAGGAGGCGATCGCCCGCATCAAGCGCGATAAGGTCACTCGGCTAGTCATTTTGCCCCTCTATCCGCAGTTTTCTATCAGTACAAGTGGTTCAAGCTTTCGTTTATTAGCAAAGATTTGGCAAGAAGATTCGGCTTTACAACAACAGGTTGACTATACGGTTATTCCCTCCTGGTATAAGCGCCCTGGTTATCTGAGAGCCATGGCAGACTTAATTTCACAGCAGCTAGATCAATTTTCTGAGCCTGATCAGGTACATATCTTTTTCAGTGCTCATGGCGTGCCGCTTAGCTATGTTGAAGAAGCAGGCGATCCGTATCAAAAAGAGATTGAAGATTGCACTGATCTGATTATGCAAGCGCTCGATCGCCCCAATCCTCATACCCTGGCTTATCAAAGTCGGGTAGGGCCTGTGGAATGGTTGAAGCCTTATACTGAAGAGTCAATCGAAGCCTTAGCCGAGCAGGGCGTTAATAACTTGCTGGTTGTGCCCGTCAGCTTTGTTTCCGAGCATATTGAAACGCTTCAGGAAATTGATATGGAGTATCGAGAAGTAGCAGAACAGGCTGGTATTCATAACTTTAAGCGGGTTCCGGCATTGAACACACATCCCATTTTTATTAATGATTTGGCAGATATGGTTGTCAGTGCTATTAACACACCCAGCCTCAAGCTAGATGAAGTGCCGCAGATGATGAAACAAGTCAAGATGTATCCCCAAGAGCGATCGTCAGGATGGGGCATGACCACGGTCGCCGAAGTTTGGAATGGACGACTAGCAATGTTGGGCTTTATCGCCCTAATTGTTGAGTTGGTGAGTGGGCATGGGCCCTTACACTCGATTGGGCTACTGTAG
- a CDS encoding DUF721 domain-containing protein codes for MVEPIQSLSQILGGLESQDSWKGRQQLQQVLSRWSTVVGEAVAAQTRPTGIQRRVLLVAASSSAWAQNLGFERIRILEKLNALTTFNLTDIRFSTAQWRSEYSLIAANISESAILWRDHPSRLADLSLLPASATPVAPDSQSAFRNWARVMRSRAQHLPLCPACQCPAPPGELSRWQVCSLCAAQRFGRE; via the coding sequence ATGGTCGAACCAATTCAATCTCTTAGTCAAATTTTAGGGGGTCTAGAAAGTCAGGACAGTTGGAAAGGCAGACAGCAGCTTCAGCAAGTTTTGTCTCGGTGGTCAACTGTGGTAGGCGAGGCGGTGGCGGCACAAACTCGCCCGACTGGCATCCAACGACGGGTGCTGCTAGTTGCGGCTTCTAGCTCGGCTTGGGCGCAAAACTTGGGTTTTGAACGCATCCGAATTTTAGAGAAGCTCAATGCCTTGACGACTTTCAATCTGACCGATATTCGGTTTTCTACGGCGCAATGGCGATCGGAATACAGTTTGATTGCTGCAAATATTTCAGAATCCGCTATCCTTTGGCGAGACCATCCTAGTCGGTTGGCAGATCTCTCTTTGCTTCCAGCCAGTGCGACTCCAGTTGCTCCTGATTCTCAGTCTGCTTTTCGTAATTGGGCAAGAGTGATGCGATCGCGGGCGCAGCATCTGCCTTTGTGTCCGGCTTGCCAATGTCCGGCACCGCCAGGAGAATTGAGCCGATGGCAGGTTTGTTCGCTTTGTGCGGCTCAACGGTTTGGACGAGAATAA
- a CDS encoding SgcJ/EcaC family oxidoreductase, which produces MTLFKGASVQRSYFLCLTVLLASMVVSQPGQADTPVLPISAPATTALSNEAAPIDAVTREWIATVTSGNPTVVEDVLALYAEDAILLATVSEQIRDTKDELRDYFKFFTALPNLSAKDYIPTIRVYDDVAINSGYYTFMFKSEPGAVVEVPARYTFVYRKINGKWMIVEHHSSGIPTAPAGLPAAN; this is translated from the coding sequence ATGACTCTTTTTAAAGGCGCTTCGGTTCAGCGATCGTACTTTCTCTGCCTAACGGTACTGCTAGCAAGCATGGTCGTTTCCCAACCCGGACAAGCGGATACCCCAGTGCTTCCCATTAGTGCTCCCGCCACAACAGCCCTGAGCAACGAAGCCGCCCCCATTGATGCTGTCACCCGTGAGTGGATTGCTACAGTCACATCAGGGAATCCAACCGTTGTTGAGGATGTGTTAGCACTGTACGCCGAGGATGCCATCTTACTTGCTACGGTGTCTGAACAAATTCGAGATACAAAAGACGAATTGCGCGACTATTTTAAATTCTTTACAGCATTGCCTAATCTCTCTGCCAAAGATTACATTCCCACTATTCGCGTTTATGACGATGTTGCCATCAACAGCGGCTACTACACGTTCATGTTCAAATCTGAACCCGGCGCTGTTGTAGAGGTACCTGCCCGTTACACATTCGTGTATCGCAAAATCAATGGCAAATGGATGATCGTGGAGCATCATTCCTCCGGAATTCCCACGGCACCTGCTGGATTACCTGCGGCGAACTAA
- a CDS encoding DUF2555 domain-containing protein encodes MKTLNFTEQDVDRMTDVEVANLAKRLEQDDYKTAFEGLEDWHLLRAIAFRRPEMVEPYLFLLDMEAYDEA; translated from the coding sequence ATGAAAACCTTAAATTTTACAGAGCAAGATGTTGATCGGATGACGGATGTTGAGGTTGCTAATTTGGCAAAGCGACTAGAGCAAGACGATTACAAAACGGCGTTTGAGGGGCTGGAGGATTGGCACTTACTGCGGGCGATCGCCTTTCGCCGCCCTGAAATGGTCGAGCCTTATCTGTTTTTGTTAGATATGGAAGCCTATGACGAAGCCTAG
- a CDS encoding MBOAT family protein: MTFLSITYAIFLLSTLGIYWAVEGRSLRLFVLLMASLVFYCSLQIEFVLLLLGITLITFLIGKALGAPLDWRIGNKEWEFAQQDWNRRRLKLLWVGIGLNLLLLLGFKYIPFLLESLGAIAPSAAANTDWFRQYFSVLGISFFSFECIAYLVDIYRGAIASQSFLEFAAYKLFFPKLISGPITRFHPFIAQLQNIHFPVPSQISEGLWLIACGAIKKLLLADHLATLVNLTFNNLERAGSGDIWLGTFAYGLQLYLDFSGYVDVARGTAILLGFELPPNFDFPYFCTSIADFWRRWHMTLGDWLRNYLYFPLGGSRQGLFRTCLNLLVVMLLAGIWHGDNWGFIVWGGLHGLALIMHRLTDSISKDLPWLQRWWQTIPGAIAGWLMTQIMVFTTWLFFRLPNLKDSGLAVSRLWGHPADIQFAPKVYVETLQSDRLHITLMLFLLVAGMGIAYAVTRSLKLQLSWAAKLLLVPLCFYLAWLLAPNESAPYIYFDF; encoded by the coding sequence ATGACCTTTCTTTCCATCACCTATGCGATTTTTTTGCTCAGCACCCTAGGCATTTACTGGGCAGTTGAAGGGCGATCGCTCCGCCTTTTCGTTTTATTAATGGCAAGTCTGGTCTTTTACTGCTCTTTGCAAATTGAGTTTGTACTGTTGCTATTGGGCATCACGCTCATTACCTTTCTAATAGGCAAGGCGCTGGGGGCACCCTTAGACTGGCGAATTGGCAACAAAGAGTGGGAATTTGCCCAGCAGGATTGGAACCGTCGGCGCTTGAAATTGCTGTGGGTGGGGATTGGGCTAAACTTATTGCTGCTATTGGGGTTTAAGTACATCCCGTTTTTGCTAGAAAGCTTAGGCGCGATCGCCCCTAGCGCTGCTGCCAATACCGACTGGTTTCGGCAATATTTTTCGGTTTTAGGCATCAGCTTTTTTAGCTTTGAATGCATTGCTTATTTAGTAGACATTTATCGGGGCGCGATCGCCAGCCAAAGTTTTTTAGAATTTGCGGCTTACAAACTATTTTTCCCAAAGCTCATTTCAGGACCCATCACGCGCTTTCATCCCTTCATTGCCCAACTGCAAAATATTCACTTCCCAGTGCCCAGCCAAATATCAGAGGGGCTTTGGCTCATCGCCTGTGGAGCCATTAAAAAGCTGTTACTTGCTGATCATTTAGCAACCTTGGTAAACCTGACCTTTAATAACTTAGAACGAGCAGGCAGCGGTGATATTTGGTTAGGAACTTTTGCTTACGGGCTTCAGCTTTACCTAGACTTTAGTGGATATGTGGATGTAGCAAGGGGAACAGCGATTTTGCTGGGGTTTGAACTGCCCCCCAACTTCGACTTCCCGTACTTTTGCACCAGCATTGCCGATTTTTGGCGACGTTGGCACATGACGCTGGGCGACTGGCTACGCAACTATCTCTATTTTCCTCTAGGCGGTTCGCGTCAGGGTTTATTTCGTACTTGTCTAAACTTGCTAGTGGTCATGCTCCTGGCTGGCATTTGGCACGGCGATAATTGGGGCTTTATTGTGTGGGGCGGACTGCATGGCTTGGCGCTGATCATGCATCGCCTGACCGACTCCATTTCTAAGGATTTGCCTTGGCTCCAACGCTGGTGGCAAACTATTCCTGGAGCGATCGCGGGTTGGCTCATGACGCAAATTATGGTGTTCACGACTTGGCTGTTCTTCCGTTTGCCCAACCTGAAAGATTCGGGCTTGGCAGTCAGTCGCCTGTGGGGACATCCAGCCGATATTCAGTTTGCACCAAAGGTCTATGTTGAAACGTTACAAAGCGATCGCTTGCACATCACACTCATGCTTTTCCTGTTAGTTGCAGGCATGGGCATTGCCTACGCAGTCACCCGTAGCTTAAAACTTCAACTCAGTTGGGCAGCCAAACTTCTGTTGGTTCCCCTTTGCTTCTACCTGGCGTGGCTATTGGCACCCAACGAAAGCGCACCTTATATCTACTTTGACTTTTAA
- the coaBC gene encoding bifunctional phosphopantothenoylcysteine decarboxylase/phosphopantothenate--cysteine ligase CoaBC: MLQGKRILIGIGGGIAAYKVCEVVSTLAKMGAEVRVILTASAQQFVMPLTFATLSRHPAYTDENFWQPTHPRPLHIELGEWAEVFLIAPLTANTLGKLAYGLADNLLTNTVLASVCPILLAPAMNTDMWEQQAVQRNWQLVQADLRYHALAPGSGLLACDRVGTGRMAEPHEILAHLESLLQSPQRDLTGQRVLISAGGTREYLDPVRFIGNPSTGKMGIALARAALHRGAEVTLVHAPMADLPQGVRWVPVEGAAEMQKAMMAHFSEADWIVMAAAVADVRPATYSPIKLAKRSLPSQLDLAPVPDIVAELSSLKQPHQRLIGFAAQTGDILAPALDKLHRKGLDAIVANPIDQPNSGFGSDRNQAIFLDRQGKQVSIAPCGKLEMAHRLFDFIRLLEN; this comes from the coding sequence ATGCTTCAGGGCAAGCGCATTTTAATTGGAATTGGCGGCGGCATTGCTGCCTATAAAGTTTGTGAAGTGGTTTCTACCCTGGCAAAAATGGGGGCAGAGGTGCGCGTTATTTTAACCGCTAGTGCCCAACAGTTTGTCATGCCGCTAACATTTGCGACGCTGAGCCGTCATCCAGCCTACACCGACGAAAACTTCTGGCAACCCACCCATCCTCGTCCCTTACACATTGAGCTAGGAGAATGGGCAGAAGTTTTTTTGATTGCGCCGTTGACAGCAAATACGTTGGGAAAACTGGCATATGGATTGGCGGATAATTTATTAACCAATACGGTTTTGGCTTCGGTTTGCCCAATCTTGCTGGCTCCAGCAATGAATACTGATATGTGGGAACAGCAGGCAGTTCAGCGCAACTGGCAGTTGGTGCAGGCAGATCTTCGCTATCATGCTCTGGCTCCGGGTAGCGGTCTGTTGGCGTGCGATCGCGTGGGGACAGGACGAATGGCGGAGCCCCATGAAATTTTGGCGCACCTGGAATCTTTGTTACAGAGTCCCCAGCGAGATTTGACAGGTCAGCGCGTGTTAATCAGTGCAGGGGGAACTCGTGAATACCTTGATCCTGTTCGATTTATCGGTAATCCTTCAACGGGCAAAATGGGAATTGCTTTGGCGCGGGCGGCATTGCATCGTGGCGCAGAGGTAACGCTGGTTCATGCGCCCATGGCAGATTTGCCCCAAGGTGTGCGCTGGGTGCCAGTGGAAGGTGCGGCAGAAATGCAGAAAGCCATGATGGCTCATTTCTCAGAAGCCGATTGGATTGTGATGGCAGCGGCGGTGGCTGATGTGCGTCCGGCAACCTACAGCCCGATCAAGCTAGCGAAACGATCGCTCCCCTCACAGCTAGACCTCGCCCCCGTGCCAGACATTGTGGCAGAACTGAGCAGTTTAAAGCAGCCTCATCAGAGGCTAATTGGCTTTGCGGCGCAAACGGGCGATATTTTAGCGCCTGCATTAGACAAGCTTCACCGTAAAGGATTAGATGCGATCGTGGCTAATCCTATTGACCAACCAAACAGTGGTTTTGGCAGCGATCGCAATCAGGCAATTTTTTTAGATCGTCAAGGCAAACAAGTGTCGATTGCACCTTGCGGCAAGTTAGAAATGGCACATCGTTTGTTTGATTTTATCCGCCTGCTTGAAAATTAG
- a CDS encoding phosphatidate cytidylyltransferase, translated as MPLPRILSAVVAIALALGMILLGGWYFTLCFAVIVYLGQLEYFQLVRAKGMVPAGKTTLVVSQALLVISTLSPTLADAVMPVAGTFICFYLLFQPKFASIADISASILGLFYGGYLPSYWVRLRSLGAFGNLPLGGYLPPFPLPTLQELPQGLTITLLAFFCIWAADIGAYVFGKLFGRTRLTDISPKKTVEGAVFGVMGSVVVATIGAWQLGWAGAPLSGMALGLLIGIASLLGDLTESMMKRDAGVKDSGQLIPGHGGILDRADSYVFTAPLVYYFVTLLLPLLPN; from the coding sequence ATGCCCTTGCCTCGTATCCTCAGTGCCGTTGTTGCGATCGCCCTTGCTCTGGGGATGATTCTCCTGGGTGGCTGGTATTTCACGCTTTGTTTTGCAGTTATTGTCTACCTAGGGCAACTTGAGTATTTTCAGCTTGTCCGAGCCAAGGGCATGGTTCCTGCTGGAAAAACAACTCTAGTCGTCAGCCAAGCTCTACTCGTCATTTCGACGCTTTCTCCCACCTTGGCAGATGCCGTTATGCCAGTTGCAGGCACTTTTATTTGCTTCTATCTTCTGTTTCAACCCAAGTTTGCCAGTATTGCTGATATTTCTGCCTCTATTCTGGGGTTGTTCTATGGCGGTTATTTACCAAGCTATTGGGTCAGGCTGCGATCGCTGGGCGCGTTTGGCAATTTGCCGCTGGGCGGGTATCTTCCTCCCTTTCCACTCCCTACCCTCCAAGAGCTACCCCAAGGATTAACCATCACCCTACTGGCATTCTTTTGCATTTGGGCAGCCGATATTGGCGCTTATGTCTTTGGCAAATTATTTGGTCGTACCCGTCTCACAGACATTAGCCCGAAGAAAACTGTAGAGGGAGCCGTATTTGGGGTCATGGGAAGCGTTGTTGTTGCCACCATTGGAGCTTGGCAACTAGGGTGGGCAGGTGCTCCACTTAGCGGCATGGCATTAGGACTATTAATTGGTATCGCTAGCTTATTGGGCGATTTGACTGAATCAATGATGAAACGCGATGCTGGAGTTAAAGACTCTGGGCAACTCATCCCCGGTCATGGAGGCATTCTAGACCGGGCAGACAGCTATGTGTTTACTGCACCCTTGGTCTACTATTTTGTAACCTTGCTACTACCGCTGCTGCCGAACTAG
- the purH gene encoding bifunctional phosphoribosylaminoimidazolecarboxamide formyltransferase/IMP cyclohydrolase, which produces MARLALLSTSDKTGLVELARTLVEEFGFDIVSSGGTAQTLKQAGIPVTKVSDYTGSPEILGGRVKTLHPKIHGGILARQSLPEDLAELEANQIRPIALVVVNLYPFEQTIAKPDVSLEEAIEQIDIGGPAMLRAAAKNFSHLTVLCNPHQYDEYLSELRQHGDTALAFRQACALLAFEHTASYDRAIATYLIQHSVGSLDPNHIPHQFSLSGTQIQSLRYGENPHQPAAWYQTGTSATGWTSAQKLQGKELSYNNLIDLEAARQIVTEFPNQQAAAVIIKHTNPCGVALGSRLVEAYEKAFNADSTSAFGGIVALNRPIDAATATALTKTFLECVVAPGCDPEAAQILSAKANLRILVLPDLVTGTRQMVKQIAGGFLVQRVDDAAADATQWQIVTDRQPTPAQLEELLFAWRVCRHVKSNAIVVTRDRATLGVGAGQMNRVGSAKIALEQAGEKAKGATLASDGFFPFDDSVKTAAAAGIEAIVQPGGSLRDQDSIKAANELGLVMVLTGVRHFLH; this is translated from the coding sequence ATGGCACGTTTGGCGTTACTAAGTACCTCTGACAAAACTGGATTAGTAGAATTAGCGCGTACCCTGGTTGAAGAATTTGGGTTTGACATTGTGAGTAGCGGCGGCACGGCTCAAACGCTGAAGCAGGCGGGCATTCCGGTTACTAAAGTTTCAGATTACACTGGGTCGCCCGAAATTTTAGGCGGACGGGTCAAAACGCTCCATCCCAAAATTCATGGCGGCATTTTGGCACGGCAAAGCCTCCCCGAAGATTTAGCAGAGCTAGAAGCTAACCAGATTCGCCCGATCGCCCTTGTCGTTGTTAACCTCTACCCGTTTGAGCAAACCATCGCTAAGCCTGATGTGTCCTTAGAAGAGGCGATCGAGCAAATTGATATTGGTGGCCCAGCCATGCTGCGAGCAGCAGCAAAGAATTTTTCCCATCTCACAGTTCTCTGCAACCCCCATCAGTACGACGAATACCTCTCAGAATTGAGGCAGCATGGAGACACAGCCCTAGCCTTTCGGCAAGCCTGCGCTCTGTTGGCGTTTGAGCATACTGCTAGCTACGATCGGGCGATCGCCACCTACCTGATTCAGCACTCTGTCGGCTCCCTCGATCCCAACCACATTCCCCACCAGTTCAGTCTTTCCGGCACACAAATTCAGTCCCTCCGCTACGGTGAAAACCCTCATCAGCCTGCTGCTTGGTATCAAACAGGGACATCCGCTACAGGCTGGACATCTGCCCAAAAGCTTCAAGGCAAAGAACTCAGCTATAACAATTTGATTGATCTAGAAGCCGCTCGGCAAATTGTTACTGAGTTCCCCAACCAACAGGCTGCGGCAGTCATTATCAAGCACACCAATCCCTGCGGCGTGGCATTGGGCAGTCGCTTAGTAGAAGCCTACGAAAAAGCTTTCAATGCTGACTCAACCTCAGCCTTTGGCGGCATCGTTGCCCTCAACCGCCCGATCGATGCTGCCACCGCAACTGCCTTGACTAAAACTTTTTTAGAATGCGTTGTGGCTCCTGGCTGCGATCCTGAGGCTGCTCAGATCCTTAGCGCCAAAGCTAACTTAAGGATTTTGGTTCTCCCCGATTTGGTAACGGGCACTCGACAAATGGTCAAGCAGATTGCAGGCGGTTTCTTGGTGCAAAGGGTAGATGATGCCGCTGCTGATGCAACGCAATGGCAAATTGTCACCGATCGCCAGCCGACTCCGGCGCAACTAGAAGAACTGCTGTTTGCCTGGAGAGTGTGTCGGCATGTGAAGTCCAACGCCATTGTTGTCACCCGCGATCGCGCCACCTTGGGTGTTGGTGCCGGACAAATGAATCGAGTCGGCTCGGCAAAAATTGCCCTAGAGCAAGCAGGCGAAAAAGCGAAGGGCGCTACCCTAGCCAGCGATGGGTTTTTTCCCTTTGATGATTCGGTTAAAACAGCAGCAGCAGCCGGAATTGAGGCGATCGTTCAGCCTGGGGGAAGCTTGCGAGATCAAGATTCCATCAAAGCTGCCAATGAGTTAGGGCTGGTTATGGTTTTAACAGGAGTGCGCCATTTCTTGCACTAG
- a CDS encoding PspA/IM30 family protein: protein MGLFDRIGRVVRANVNSLISGAEDPERILEQAVVEMQHDLIQLRQAVAQAIATQKRTERQAGQSQATAEEWYRRAQLALQKGEDTLAREALTRRKSYQDTASALTEQIQQQSGIVSQLKQNLAKLESKLSDARTKKDMYIARARSAKASEKLNEMMGRIGTGSALSAFEKMEEKVLQMEARSEAIAELNSGDAIEQQFKELESGDRGIDKELAAMKAQFAAGSSPSLSSADPELEQLRAKLEGR, encoded by the coding sequence ATGGGACTTTTTGACCGTATTGGGCGCGTAGTTCGAGCCAACGTTAACAGTTTGATTAGCGGTGCTGAAGACCCAGAACGGATTCTGGAGCAAGCGGTTGTAGAGATGCAGCATGACTTAATTCAACTCCGGCAAGCTGTGGCACAGGCGATCGCCACTCAGAAACGCACCGAACGCCAAGCTGGACAATCTCAAGCAACTGCCGAAGAATGGTACCGACGGGCACAGCTTGCTTTACAAAAGGGAGAAGATACTTTAGCAAGAGAGGCTTTAACCCGACGCAAATCTTATCAAGATACTGCCTCGGCGCTAACCGAACAAATTCAACAGCAAAGCGGCATTGTGTCGCAGCTTAAGCAAAACTTGGCAAAGCTAGAAAGCAAGCTGTCGGATGCTAGAACCAAAAAAGATATGTATATCGCCCGTGCCCGTTCGGCAAAAGCTTCTGAAAAGCTGAACGAAATGATGGGACGAATTGGTACAGGCAGCGCTTTATCGGCGTTTGAAAAGATGGAAGAAAAGGTATTGCAGATGGAGGCCAGATCAGAAGCGATCGCCGAACTCAACAGCGGCGATGCGATCGAGCAGCAGTTTAAAGAATTAGAAAGTGGCGATCGCGGCATTGACAAAGAATTAGCCGCGATGAAAGCCCAGTTTGCGGCAGGCAGTTCTCCCAGCCTATCCAGCGCCGATCCTGAACTCGAACAACTCCGTGCCAAGTTAGAAGGACGATAA
- a CDS encoding anti-sigma regulatory factor, whose protein sequence is MKLRNVISADFCPLDPPKRVKILVRTDLSLLAQVLDWFDQFKHPTLPHTVWLQCQLALAEGFTNAVRHAHQGKPLEVPIEIEVSTRSQAIEIRIWDQGSGFDLERSLNAVPAFMDLLAEGGRGLKIIEKTSDVFSYTRTADHRNCLLIIRNYPPQA, encoded by the coding sequence ATGAAATTGCGAAATGTAATTTCGGCAGACTTCTGCCCCTTAGACCCCCCAAAAAGAGTAAAAATTCTAGTTCGGACTGATCTGAGCCTATTGGCTCAAGTTTTGGATTGGTTTGATCAATTTAAACACCCTACTTTACCCCACACTGTCTGGTTACAGTGTCAATTAGCTCTGGCAGAAGGATTCACTAATGCGGTGCGCCATGCGCATCAGGGTAAACCCCTAGAGGTGCCGATTGAGATTGAGGTCAGTACTCGCAGTCAGGCGATCGAAATTCGGATTTGGGATCAGGGTTCGGGCTTTGATTTGGAACGTTCCCTCAATGCTGTGCCCGCATTTATGGATTTGCTGGCAGAGGGCGGACGAGGGCTAAAGATTATCGAAAAAACTTCTGATGTGTTTAGCTACACTCGGACTGCTGATCATCGGAATTGCTTGCTAATTATTAGAAATTATCCGCCTCAAGCTTGA